In one window of Pagrus major chromosome 12, Pma_NU_1.0 DNA:
- the oacyl gene encoding O-acyltransferase like protein, with the protein MTPFWVVFLLFAGRSVALESMQASTVSQRCMDDTNNFLWEIKQDRPKEYAVLMYDAFGKMGSNVEGGNANQPGLLKECRSAHGPTFSGQYCQVFLRQGTVQYFVGICVPDSCGEADVEMLVLYGNLHTDQMSLIPPLPPILINQSSQEMIMTHCLSNTSAPDASDVTCLFVCCVMVAIPLAATMFTAIIRWQRSREVSPTAESSCLNTGLNLYGTLKTNGSSNSEINSNAFEENGNGKFPRSCVYRCLQVFSLQTTSQGVFSTSSTIPGGGYSSLNGIRVLSLLWIMCGHSAQFSVINNLDNYKNWKKTVERNPLYVLTMSGPVFLAVDTFLLLGGLLSARSLLGSIDRAEDKLSPSLVADYLFKRIKRIQPLHMFIMCLTIGLISLVQWGPYWFPFIDTMMDCKTYWWANLLLISNLLPVHEICIPWTWYLSLDFQCYATTPLLVYFYRLNRSVFTVVAGGLLLMTTVSSVVITALLQLPVFQPSTLTSENYVLYYYVKPYTRYGPFLIGILTGIYLTTKKDQLLKKKWQAALGWFCCLSVMAVLVGLAYILRETPAYTSVPHALYQGLHRPLWALAVTWIILACEEGYGGFIKSLLSLGFWVPLSNISFACYLTHPVFILLYIGLQETPIHYSDINFMYLFLGHVVLTLTVSYVLTLLVEKPYLLLKWSSA; encoded by the exons ATGACCCCGTTTTGGGTGGTGTTCCTTCTGTTTGCAGGGCGTAGTGTAGCGCTGGAAAGTATGCAGGCGTCAACGGTGAGTCAAAGATGTATGGATGATACCAACAATTTCCTCTGGGAAATTAAACAGGACAGGCCAAAGGAATATGCTGTTCTCA tgtatgaTGCTTTTGGAAAGATGGGAAGCAATGTTGAAGGAGGTAATGCCAACCAGCCTGGCTTGCTGAAGGAGTGCCGCTCTGCCCACGGTCCAACCTTCTCTGGACAGTACTGCCAGGTGTTCCTTAGGCAG GGAACAGTCCAGTACTTTGTGGGTATTTGTGTTCCTGACTCCTGTGGGGAAGCAGATGTAGAAATGCTGGTGCTGTACG GGAACCTTCACACTGATCAGATGTCCCTCATTCCTCCTTTACCTCCCATCCTGATCAATCAGTCCTCTCAGGAAATGATCATGACCCACTGTTTGTCCAACACCAGTGCACCTGATGCATCAGATGTCACCTGCCT gtttgtgtgctgtgtgatgGTTGCAATTCCTCTTGCGGCTACCATGTTTACAGCTATAATAAGGTGGCAACGGAGCAGAGAAGTGAGTCCAACGGCAGAGTCTTCCTGTTTAAACACCGGCCTCAACCTTTATGGGACCCTGAAGACCAACGGCTCCTCCAATAGTGAAATAAATAGTAACGCTTTTGAAGAAAATGGTAATGGTAAGT TCCCTCGAAGCTGTGTGTACCGCTGCCTTCAGGTGTTCTCTCTTCAAACGACTAGCCAGGGTGTCTTCAGCACCTCCTCAACCATCCCAGGAGGAGGCTACTCCTCCCTGAATGGAATCCGTGTTCTCAGCCTGTTATGGATCATGTGTGGACACTCGGCACAGTTCTCCGTCATAAACAACCTGG ACAACTACAAAAACTGGAAGAAAACGGTTGAGAGAAACCCTTTGTATGTGCTCACCATGAGCGGACCGGTTTTCCTGGCTGTGGACACCTTTTTGCTTCTAGG GGGTCTGCTCAGTGCAAGGTCTCTGCTGGGCTCAATCGACAGGGCTGAAGACAAACTGAGCCCCAGTTTGGTGGCTGACTACCTCTTCAAAAGGATTAAAAG GATTCAACCCCTGCATATGTTTATTATGTGTCTAACCATTGGCCTCATCTCTCTGGTCCAGTGGGGACCCTACTGGTTCCCATTTATAGATACAATGATGGACTGTAAGACTTACTGGTGGGCCAACTTACTGCTGATAAGCAATCTCCTCCCAGTCCATGAGATA TGTATACCTTGGACATGGTACCTGTCTCTGGACTTCCAGTGTTATGCCACCACTCCTCTGTTGGTCTACTTTTACAGACT AAAcagaagtgtgtttacagtcgTCGCTGGAGGCCTCCTGTTGATGACCACCGTGAGCAGTGTTGTCATAACTGCACTCCTGCAGCTGCCAGTCTTTCAGCCGTCTACACT GACATCTGAGAATTATGTCTTGTATTACTATGTGAAACCCTACACAAGATATGGGCCGTTTTTAATAGGGATCTTAACCGGAATATACCTGACAACAAAGAAAGATCAGCTGTTAAAGAAAAAG TGGCAGGCAGCACTCGGTTGGTTCTGCTGCCTTTCAGTCATGGCTGTGTTGGTTGGATTGGCCTACATCCTCAGGGAGACTCCAGCCTATACATCCGTGCCGCACGCCCTCTACCAGGGACTGCACAGACCGCTCTGGGCTCTGGCTGTGACCTGGATCATACTGGCCTGTGAGGAGGGTTACggag GTTTTATAAAGAGCCTCTTGTCACTGGGTTTCTGGGTTCCTCTCTCCAACATTAGCTTCGCCTGCTATCTGACTCATCctgtcttcatcctcctctaCATCGGCTTGCAAGAGACCCCGATCCACTACTCAGACATCAACTTT ATGTACCTGTTCCTTGGTCACGTGGTGCTCACACTGACGGTGAGCTACGTGCTAACTTTGCTGGTGGAGAAACCCTACCTCCTCCTCAAATGGAGCAGTGCATAG
- the znf532 gene encoding zinc finger protein 532 yields the protein MGDMKTPDFDDLLAAFDIPDMVDPKAAIESGHHDDHEGQLKHSSSSGTTNEDEAHHPSTGHDVGVSVIVKNIRNTDTTEHGGTITEKDGHFQGHPQPHSVGNGLHNGPVPTIPPGTHYTKNGWKAPREEGQPLNNQSSTFNQFSPISSAEEFDDDDKIEVDDPVDMQGSRSFFRATAKREDQKPKSPVSADNVSKPKTNINQKPDQKHNNGTLGGSKCNEPPQSSLPEEEHKEAALKSHGQGCKEAGESLGLVNVSNMSQVKAKSSAKLSSCIAAIAALSAKKASSTDLGVFDSPTKQKECIQANENPRDPQKPHEQESALEFAKRLLTKTPDSPSSVTSEGSSKGSPASSTDTAPVIPKVRIKTIKTSSGQIKRTVTRVLPEFDPEGLRKGETSPSIMATTSAIFSSPTRHSLPTTVVATTGGPSIEITKQMTIKPVATAFLPVSAVKTAGSQVINLKLANNTTVKATVIPASSVQSASSAILKAANAIQQQTVMVPASSLANAKLVPKTVHLSNLNLLPQTVSSAVCDLHKALSSSKQPRHQQSQVKQKTILPGRASKKVSRVQVFASSQSSVVDAFNKVLSSINPVPVYVPNLSPPTSACISLPSRGYKCLECGDSFALEKSLTQHYERRSVRIEVTCNHCAKSLVFYNKCSLLSHARGHKDKGVVMQCSHLILKPIPADQMITTSPPSDPPTGTTSTSKALAPTSQGRVTGGGSQSAVISAPCSAPLVAAMPLEDDASKLCRHNLKCLECNEMFQDDSSLAMHYQQASESSEQKTCTICQMLLPNQCSFLSHQRIHQHKSPYICPECGASCRSVHFQSHVTKNCLHYTRRVGYRCVHCSVIFADVTTVKSHIQNTHCEVFYKCPLCPMAFKSAPGTHSHANTQHPGMKVGEPKMIYKCSMCDTVFTLQSLLYTHFDQHVVNQKVSVFKCPDCSMHYAQKQLMLDHIKTIHGTLKTIEGPPNLGINLPLSTKPTNSNSTSNNNSKDGGNVNGQDKGEKKPSTSPLKKTNSNCSADLKNPPGTGYTCGDCNNLFSSREVFVAHMRREHGKILKKHPCRQCDKSFSSSHSLCRHNRLKHKGLRKVYTCPQCPALSQPFTKRVLLDQHIQLMHGAKDQEGKNVNSDNMEALPDKKTVLPKRKPEEDEGAPGLNSRGSDSQPLKRLKVNILKVHKCAVCSFTTEDIAAFHKHIPQHKSDGSSYQCQECGLCYTSHRSLARHLFIVHRLKEPQGLARYHGRGKEDDESQRENQLDVTDENNDGTPNTKCKVCGKTFETEGNLNTHMRTHGMAFIKSKRLSAAEK from the exons ATGGGAGATATGAAGACGCCAGACTTTGATGACCTGCTGGCGGCCTTTGACATTCCTGACATGGTGGATCCTAAAGCTGCTATTGAATCTGGCCACCATGATGACCACGAAGGACAGCTCAAGCATTCCAGCAGCTCAGGGACTACCAATGAAGACGAAGCCCACCACCCCTCAACAGGACACGATGTTGGCGTCAGTGTCATTGTTAAGAACATCCGAAATACAGACACTACTGAGCATGGTGGAACCATAACAGAAAAGGATGGGCATTTCCAAGGCCATCCACAACCCCATTCAGTTGGCAATGGACTTCATAATGGCCCTGTGCCCACAATACCACCAGGTACTCATTACACCAAGAATGGATGGAAAGCTCCAAGAGAGGAAGGACAACCACTTAACAACCAATCATCTACCTTCAATCAGTTCAGCCCCATCTCTAGTGCAGAGGAGTTTGACGATGATGATAAAATTGAGGTAGATGACCCCGTGGACATGCAGGGAAGTCGTTCATTCTTTAGGGCCACTGCTAAGAGAGAGGACCAGAAGCCCAAATCTCCTGTATCAGCAGACAATGTTTCCAAGcctaaaacaaacataaaccaAAAACCTGATCAAAAACATAACAATGGCACTCTGGGTGGTTCCAAGTGTAATGAGCCCCCTCAATCAAGTTTACCTGAGGAGGAACACAAGGAAGCTGCCCTCAAGTCTCATGGTCAGGGGTGCAAGGAGGCTGGAGAGTCATTAGGGCTTGTTAATGTGTCCAATATGTCTCAAGTCAAAGCCAAGTCCTCTGCAAAGCTTTCATCTTGTATAGCAGCCATAGCAGCCCTCAGTGCCAAAAAGGCTAGTTCTACAGACCTGGGTGTTTTTGATTCTCCCACAAAACAGAAAGAATGTATTCAGGCCAATGAAAATCCAAGAGATCCGCAGAAGCCACACGAGCAGGAGTCTGCCCTAGAGTTTGCAAAGAGGCTGCTAACAAAAACACCAGACAGCCCATCCAGTGTCACCAGTGAGGGTAGCAGCAAAGGTTCACCTGCCTCAAGCACAGACACTGCACCGGTCATCCCAAAAGTCAGGATCAAAACAATCAAGACCTCATCCGGCCAAATCAAGCGTACTGTCACCAGAGTTCTGCCAGAGTTTGATCCAGAGGGTCTGAGAAAAGGAGAGACTAGCCCATCTATCATGGCAACCACCAGTGCAATTTTCTCATCTCCCACAAGGCACTCTCTGCCAACCACAGTAGTAGCCACCACTGGAGGCCCTTCAATTGAAATAACCAAGCAAATGACGATTAAACCTGTGGCAACGGCTTTCCTGCCTGTCTCAGCAGTCAAGACAGCTGGTTCCCAAGTCATCAACCTAAAGCTCGCTAACAACACTACAGTCAAAGCAACAGTCATCCCTGCTTCATCAGTGCAAAGTGCCAGCAGTGCCATCTTAAAAGCTGCTAATGCCATCCAGCAGCAGACTGTCATGGTACCTGCCTCCAGTTTGGCTAATGCCAAACTTGTGCCAAAGACAGTCCATCTTAGTAACCTCAATCTTCTGCCTCAGACTGtatcctctgctgtctgtgatCTTCATAAGGCCTTGTCCTCCTCCAAACAACCACGACATCAACAATCACAAGTTAAACAGAAGACAATTCTCCCTGGCCGAGCCTCGAAGAAAGTCTCTAGGGTTCAAGTGTTCGCCAGCTCTCAAAGCTCTGTAGTGGATGCCTTCAATAAAGTCTTGAGTAGCATAAACCCTGTCCCTGTGTATGTCCCAAACCTCTCTCCGCCAACCTCAGCTTGTATCTCTCTACCCTCACGTGGCTACAAGTGTCTGGAGTGTGGAGATTCATTTGCTCTTGAGAAGAGCCTGACACAGCACTACGAACGTCGCAGTGTGCGGATTGAGGTCACCTGCAACCACTGTGCCAAAAGTCTAGTGTTCTACAACAAATGCAGCCTCTTGTCTCATGCCAGGGGCCATAAGGACAAAGGGGTCGTCATGCAGTGCTCACATCTAATCCTAAAACCAATACCTGCAGATCAGATGATAACAACATCGCCCCCATCAGATCCACCCACTggcaccacctccacctccaaaGCACTAGCACCTACAAGTCAAGGGAGAGTCACTGGTGGTGGGTCCCAAAGTGCAGTGATTTCAGCTCCATGCAGTGCTCCTCTTGTGGCAGCAATGCCATTGGAGGACGATGCATCAAAGCTCTGCAGGCACAACCTAAAGTGCTTGGAGTGTAATGAAATGTTCCAGGATGACAGCTCATTAGCTATGCACTATCAACAGGCATCGGAGTCCAGTGAGCAG AAAACATGCACCATCTGCCAAATGCTTCTCCCAAATCAGTGCAGCTTTCTGTCACACCAGCGAATCCACCAGCACAAGTCTCCATACATCTGCCCAGAGTGTGGCGCCAGCTGCCGTTCTGTCCACTTCCAGTCACATGTCACCAAGAACTGCCTACATTACACCCGCAGAGTCGGCTACCG CTGTGTCCACTGTAGTGTGATCTTCGCTGATGTCACAACTGTAAAATCCCACATCCAGAACACTCACTGCGAGGTCTTCTATAAATGTCCCCTCTGCCCCATGGCCTTCAAGTCTGCACCTGGAACGCACTCTCATGCGAACACGCAGCATCCCGGAATGAAAGTTGGGGAACCCAA gATGATCTACAAGTGTTCCATGTGTGATACCGTGTTCACATTGCAGTCCCTGCTCTACACGCACTTTGACCAGCATGTCGTCAATCAGAAAGTTTCAGTGTTCAAATGCCCTGACTGCTCCATGCACTACGCACAGAAACAGCTCATGTTGGATCATATTAAG ACCATCCATGGAACCCTGAAGACCATCGAGGGTCCACCAAACCTGGGGATCAACCTCCCTCTCAGCACAAAGCCCACTAACAGCAACAGCACCAGTAATAACAACAGCAAAGATGGGGGAAATGTCAATGGTCAAGACAAGGGGGAAAAGAAGCCTTCAACTTCACcgctaaagaaaacaaacagtaactGCTCAGCGGACCTCAAGAACCCTCCTGGCACGGGATACACATGTGGAGACTGCAACAACCTCTTCAGTTCCAGGGAGGTCTTTGTGGCTCACATGAGGCGTGAACATGGCAAA ATACTGAAGAAACACCCATGTCGACAATGTGACAAGTCCTTCAGCTCCTCCCACAGTCTTTGTCGACACAACCGTCTGAAACACAAGGGGCTACGGAAGGTCTACACCTGCCC ACAATGCCCAGCTCTCAGTCAGCCGTTCACTAAAAGAGTGCTGCTGGACCAGCACATTCAGCTGATGCATGGAGCCAAAGACCAAGAGGGGAAGAATGTCAACTCTGATAATATGGAGGCTTTACCTGACAAGAAAACGGTACT CCCAAAAAGGAAGCCAGAAGAGGATGAGGGGGCTCCAGGCTTGAACTCGAGGGGCTCTGACTCACAGCCACTGAAGAGGCTCAAGGTGAACATCCTTAAAGTCCACAAGTGTGCAGTCTGCAGCTTCACCACTGAGGACATCGCAGCTTTCCACAAGCACATTCCTCAGCACAAGTCTGACGGCTCGTCCTATCAGTGTCAGGAGTGTGGCCTGTGCTACACTTCGCACCGCTCACTGGCCCGACACCTCTTTATCGTGCATCGGCTGAAGGAGCCGCAGGGTCTCGCCAGATACCACGGACGGGGCAAGGAAGATGacgagagtcagagagagaaccAGCTGGATGTTACAGACGAGAACAATGACGGGACGCCAAATACCAAATGCAAAGTGTGTGGGAAGACATTTGAAACGGAGGGAAACCTGAACACGCACATGAGGACACATGGGATGGCGTTCATAAAGTCAAAGAGACTGAGCGCAGCTGAGAAGTGA
- the grp gene encoding gastrin-releasing peptide codes for MGGVCVCSSWTCRPVWPVFLMLATIPCMLDCSESPAAVVGKMYPRGNHWAVGHLMGKKSIESLQETNSDYLTPSATAGLTVMEQYNGLMEALMQQKNQKQKMPQTADRLLRMRSGWREEDRDKYLREMSELLLLALKLQDKDST; via the exons ATGGGCGGAGTGTGCGTGTGCTCTTCATGGACTTGCAGACCAGTGTGGCCAGTTTTTTTAATGCTGGCTACAATACCCTGTATGTTGGACTGCTCAGAGAGTCCTGCAGCAGTGGTTGGAAAGATGTACCCCCGAGGCAATCACTGGGCTGTAG gtcatttgatgGGTAAGAAAAGCATCGAGAGCCTGCAGGAGACAAACAGTGACTACCTCACGCCCTCAGCCACAGCTGGGCTCACAGTCATGGAGCAGTACAACGGCCTGATGgaggctctgatgcagcaaaaGAACCAAAAACAGAAGATGCCACAAACCGCAGACAGGCTGCTTCGAATGCGCAGCGGCTGgagagaagaggacagagacaaaTATCTCAGAGAG ATGTCAGAGCTGCTTCTTCTGGCTTTGAAACTGCAAGACAAAGACTCCACCTGA